In Oryza brachyantha chromosome 1, ObraRS2, whole genome shotgun sequence, the following are encoded in one genomic region:
- the LOC102701875 gene encoding multicopper oxidase LPR1 homolog 5-like, with translation MGRRIQQLAAVLLLAAAVVAAVAAARDEPRRGSQWDTVMSMLNCRSDSSLIPSYICSVIGKSRWGWGSDDPDEYTAPPAAEEDPSPAARRRRPVMTTLNLTKYLDPLPQMARIQGYDLWNGIIPVPTNLTIGMYQKTWKFHSQMNETPVFVYGQSLETATFPGPTIVARQGVWLDVKWENHLPDAHILPWDPSVPVAKATKGGVPTVVHLHGGAHPPEYDGSAFAWFTRDFNETGPAWTRTTYRYPNVQAPGNLWYHDHALGLTRASLLAGLLAAYIIEKPEIEIPMNLPSGEFDLHLVIADREFYENGSIFMNTTGTLPDIHPQWQPEYFGMTMTVNGKAWPYLNVHRRRYRLRILNACNARYLDIRFSNGLPFHVIAADSSYLFAPVTVSHLVLSPAEIFDVVVDFSLAPTATEIELLNSAPYPYGLNGTAPDPNLDGKVMKFNVAPYGQLDDTPDNSKVPEHGVPYANVSALPPTMMTRYIVLYENMTTDNKTMNLYINGLRLEDPVTETPRSGTTELWHVINLTGDNHPLHVHLGTLQAIQMRELIDPLTFKDCMIKNNNTNTCNLLQHAVGATLPVPEEEKTWKNVVKVPPNFVTSVVVAFLLVETNQFYPFDATTEPGFVYHCHILDHEDNAMIRPLKLTKW, from the exons ATGGGTCGGAGGATTCAGCAGCTGGCCGCCGTGTTGCTgttggcggcggccgtcgtcgccgccgtggccgccgccagGGACGAACCAAGAAGAGGCAGCCAATGGGACACGGTGATGTCCATGCTTAACTGCAGGAGCGACTCGTCGTTGATCCCTAGCTACATCTGCAGCGTGATTGGCAAGAGCCGCTGGGGCTGGGGGTCGGATGACCCCGACGAGTACAcggcaccgccggcggcggaggaggatccgtcgccggcggcgcggcggcggcggccggtgatGACGACGTTGAACCTGACCAAGTACCTGGACCCGCTGCCGCAGATGGCCAGGATCCAAGGGTACGACCTGTGGAACGGCATTATTCCCGTGCCGACCAACCTCACCATCGGCATGTACCAGAAGACTTGG AAATTCCACAGCCAGATGAACGAGACGCCGGTGTTCGTATACGGGCAGTCGCTGGAGACGGCGACGTTCCCAGGGCCGACCATCGTGGCGCGGCAGGGCGTGTGGCTCGACGTCAAGTGGGAGAACCACCTCCCCGACGCCCAcatcctcccgtgggacccctCCGTACCCGTCGCCAAAGCCACGAAAGGCGGCGTCCCCACCGTCGTCCacctccacggcggcgcccaCCCGCCGGAGTATGACGGCAGCGCCTTCGCCTGGTTCACCCGTGACTTCAACGAGACGGGCCCAGCGTGGACGCGGACCACCTACCGCTACCCCAACGTGCAGGCGCCGGGCAACCTGTGGTACCACGACCACGCCCTCGGCCTCACCCGCGCCAGCCTCCTCGCCGGTCTCCTCGCCGCCTACATCATCGAGAAGCCAGAGATCGAGATCCCCATGAACCTCCCCTCCGGCGAATTCGACCTCCACCTCGTCATCGCCGACCGCGAATTCTACGAGAATGGCTCCATCTTCATGAACACAACAGGCACGTTGCCCGACATCCACCCGCAGTGGCAGCCGGAGTACTTCGGCATGACCATGACCGTCAACGGCAAGGCATGGCCTTACCTCAAcgtccatcgccgccgctatCGCCTCCGCATCCTCAACGCCTGCAATGCGCGCTACCTCGACATCAGGTTCTCCAACGGCCTCCCCTTCCACGTCATTGCCGCCGACTCCTCCTACCTCTTCGCGCCGGTCACTGTGTCCCACCTCGTCCTCTCACCGGCCGAGATcttcgacgtcgtcgtcgacttTTCCCTCGCGCCGACGGCCACCGAGATCGAGCTGCTCAACTCGGCGCCCTACCCGTATGGGCTGAACGGCACCGCCCCAGACCCGAATCTCGATGGCAAGGTGATGAAGTTCAACGTTGCCCCCTACGGACAGCTCGACGACACGCCAGACAACTCCAAGGTGCCAGAACACGGCGTGCCGTACGCAAACGTGTCTGCACTCCCGCCGACGATGATGACGAGGTACATCGTCCTGTACGAGAATATGACCACAGACAACAAGACGATGAATCTGTACATCAACGGGCTCCGCCTAGAGGACCCGGTGACGGAGACGCCAAGGTCGGGGACGACGGAGCTGTGGCACGTGATCAACCTCACCGGTGACAACCACCCGCTGCACGTCCACCTCGGCACGCTCCAGGCCATCCAGATGAGGGAGCTCATCGACCCCCTCACCTTCAAGGACTGCATGATCAAGAACAACAACACGAACACGTGCAACCTCCTCCAGCACGCCGTCGGCGCCACGTTGCCGGTGCcagaggaggagaagacgTGGAAGAACGTGGTGAAGGTGCCGCCGAACTTCGTGAcgtcggtggtggtggcgttcTTGCTCGTGGAGACCAACCAGTTCTACCCCTTCGACGCCACCACCGAGCCAGGGTTCGTCTACCATTGCCAC ATCCTGGATCACGAGGACAACGCTATGATCAGGCCACTCAAGCTGACGAAATGGTGA
- the LOC102702147 gene encoding multicopper oxidase LPR1 homolog 5-like, whose translation MGPRVRRLAAVLLLAAAVVAVTAGAARDGPGRSNQWDAVMSMLNCRSDSLIPSYICGVIGKSRWGWGWGSDDPDEYTAPAEDPSPAAARRWPVMTSLNLSKYVDVLPQMQRIQGYNLWNGIPVPTSLNIGMYQKTWKFHRDMPPTPVFVYGESPEKATFPGPTIVARQGVWLDVKWENHLPDAHILPWDRTVPTAIPKNGGVPTVVHLHGGAHPPEYDGSAFAWYTRDFNETGPAWNRTTYRYPNVQAPGNLWYHDHALGLTRASLLAGLLAAYIIEKPEIEIPMNLPSGEFDLHLVIADREFYANGSIFMDTKGVVPNIHPQWNPEYFGMTMTVNGKAWPFLNVQRRRYRLRILNACNARYLDLRLSDGLPFHVIAADSSYLLAPVTVTHLVLSPAEIFDVIVDFSLSPTATEIELLNSAPYPYGLNGTPPDPNLDGKVMKFIVAPYAAQLDGTPDNSTVPEHGVPYANVSALPPTMMTRYIVLYENMTADNRTMNLYINGLRLEDPVTETPRSGTTELWHVINLTNDNHPLHVHLGTLQAIEMKELVDPLTFKNCMIKNNNTDACNLLQHAVGGTLPVPEEEKTWKNVVKVPPNFVTSVVVAFLLVETNQFYPFDATTEPGFVYHCHILDHEDNAMIRPLKLKKW comes from the exons ATGGGTCCGAGGGTTCGGCGGCTGGCCGCCGTGTTGCTgttggcggcggccgtcgtcgccgtcaccgccggcgccgccagggACGGACCAGGAAGAAGCAACCAATGGGACGCAGTCATGTCAATGCTTAACTGCAGGAGCGACTCGTTGATCCCTAGCTACATCTGCGGCGTGATTGGCAAGAGCCGCTGGGGCTGGGGCTGGGGCTCGGATGACCCCGACGAGTACACGGCACCGGCGGAGGatccgtcgccggcggcggcgcggcggtggccggtgaTGACGAGCTTGAACCTGAGCAAGTACGTGGACGTGCTGCCGCAGATGCAGAGGATCCAAGGATACAACCTGTGGAACGGCATTCCCGTGCCCACCAGCCTCAACATCGGCATGTACCAAAAGACTTGG AAATTCCACCGCGACATGCCACCGACGCCGGTATTCGTGTACGGGGAGTCGCCGGAGAAGGCGACGTTCCCGGGGCCGACCATCGTGGCGCGCCAGGGCGTGTGGCTCGACGTCAAGTGGGAGAACCACCTCCCCGATGCCCAcatcctcccgtgggaccgcACCGTCCCCACCGCCATCCCCAAGAACGGCGGCGTCCCCACCGTCGTCCacctccacggcggcgcccaCCCGCCGGAGTATGACGGCAGCGCCTTCGCCTGGTACACCCGCGACTTCAACGAGACGGGCCCTGCGTGGAATCGGACCACCTACCGCTACCCCAACGTGCAGGCGCCGGGCAACCTATGGTACCACGACCACGCCCTCGGTCTCACCCGCGCcagcctcctcgccggcctcctcgccgcctacATCATCGAGAAGCCAGAGATCGAGATCCCCATGAACCTCCCCTCCGGCGAATTCGACCTCCACCTCGTCATCGCCGACCGTGAATTCTACGCCAACGGCTCCATCTTCATGGACACCAAAGGCGTCGTGCCCAACATCCACCCGCAGTGGAACCCGGAGTACTTCGGCATGACCATGACCGTCAACGGAAAGGCATGGCCCTTCCTCAACGTCCAGCGCCGCCGCTATCGCCTCCGCATCCTCAACGCCTGCAATGCGCGCTACCTCGACCTCAGGCTCTCCGACGGCCTCCCCTTCCACGTCATTGCTGCCGACTCCTCCTACCTCTTGGCGCCGGTCACCGTGACCCACCTCGTCCTCTCACCGGCCGAGATCTTCGACGTCATCGTCGACTTCTCCCTCTCGCCAACGGCCACCGAGATCGAGCTGCTCAACTCGGCGCCCTACCCGTACGGGCTGAACGGCACTCCCCCGGACCCGAATCTCGACGGGAAGGTGATGAAGTTCATCGTCGCCCCCTACGCAGCACAGCTCGACGGCACGCCGGACAACTCAACGGTGCCGGAACACGGTGTGCCGTACGCAAACGTGTCGGCGCTCCCACCGACGATGATGACGAGGTACATCGTCCTGTACGAGAACATGACCGCGGACAACAGGACAATGAACCTGTACATCAACGGGCTCCGCCTAGAGGACCCGGTGACGGAGACGCCGAGGTCAGGGACGACGGAGCTGTGGCACGTGATCAACCTCACCAACGACAACCACCCGCTGCACGTCCACCTCGGCACGCTCCAGGCCATCGAGATGAAGGAGCTCGTCGACCCCCTCACCTTCAAGAACTGCATGATCAAGAACAACAACACCGACGCGTGCAACCTCCTCCAGCACGCCGTCGGGGGCACCTTGCCAgtgccggaggaggagaagacgtGGAAGAACGTGGTGAAGGTGCCGCCGAACTTCGTGAcgtcggtggtggtggcgttcTTGCTCGTGGAGACCAACCAGTTCTACCCCTTCGACGCCACCACTGAGCCTGGTTTCGTCTACCATTGCCAC ATCCTGGATCACGAGGACAACGCCATGATCAGGCCACTCAAGCTGAAGAAATGGTGA
- the LOC102702427 gene encoding protein ABCI7, chloroplastic, whose amino-acid sequence MSSPSPSPALCAASCSSPLRIASPAVRFRRSVVSAARAAPAVSDDLVLRIAEQLEDSVAASSPLLDPVRYASALSLLSTRWPTRRSSEAYRFTDISYLRSLPISLPSQAPAVAPLASPYASHVHFSDGVLTSSSGAHVAALADLPAGRVRDRAAAALAASAEFADKDLFYDFNAVGAKDVAVVHVPEGVSMADDPVHIMFSYSGCGDGSMMMSNPRVLVVAEKGAEVAIIEEHFGVGEEGGGCYWANPVMEIIVEEDAKVVHSYVQQQSAAAAHTKWTVVQQNTSSHYEFVEASIGARLNRHNLHIQQLGPETNTQLSTFHFSWQDKQIHDLHSKLILDHPRGRSHHIHRCIASGRGNGIFDGNIKVNRYAQQTDAGQETKCLLLSSKALVNVKPNLQIIADDVKCTHGAAISGEHDPNAIYFFRARGIDVKTAADALNFAFGAHVINQIPFKPIEKKTLAYFKELLTSLRQNDE is encoded by the exons atgtcgtcgccgtcgccgtcgccggcgctgtGCGCCGCCTCCTGCTCCAGCCCGCTCCGCATCGCGTCGCCTGCCGTGCGGTTCCGCCGCTCCGTCGTatccgcggcgcgcgcggccccGGCGGTCTCCGACGACCTCGTCCTCCGCATCGCGGAGCAGCTGGAGGACTCGGtcgcggcctcctccccgctcCTCGACCCGGTCCGCTACGCCTCcgctctctccctcctctccacgCGCTGGCCCACCCGCCGCTCCAGCGAGGCCTACCGCTTCACCGACATCTCCTACCTCCGTTCCCTCCCCATCTCCCTCCCTTCCCAGgcccccgccgtcgcgccgctcgcctcACCCTACGCCTCCCACGTCCACTTCTCCGATGGTgtcctcacctcctcctccggcgcccaCGTCGCCGCCCTGGCTGACCTCCCCGCTGGCCGCGTCCGGGACCGAGCGGCCGCTgctctcgccgcctccgcggaATTCGCCGACAAGGACCTCTTCTACGACTTCAACGCCGTTGGCGCGAAGGATGTCGCAGTCGTCCACGTGCCTGAGGGGGTCAGTATGGCCGACGACCCGGTTCACATCATGTTCAGTTACAGCGGCTGTGGTGATGGTAGCATGATGATGTCGAACCCAAGGGTTCTGGTTGTGGCGGAGAAGGGGGCGGAGGTGGCCATCATCGAGGAGCATTTTGGGGTGGGAGAAGAGGGGGGTGGATGCTACTGGGCTAACCCGGTGATGGAGATCATTGTGGAGGAGGATGCAAAGGTGGTGCATTCCTATGTGCAGCAGCAGTCGGCTGCGGCTGCGCATACGAAGTGGACCGTCGTACAGCAG aatACATCTAGCCACTATGAGTTTGTTGAGGCAAGCATTGGAGCCAGATTAAACAGGCACAATCTCCACATCCAACAATTGGGCCCAGAGACAAACACACAATTGTCGACTTTCCACTTTTCGTGGCAGGATAAGCAGATACACGATCTTCATAGCAAGCTTATACTTGATCACCCAAGAGGTCGTTCACATCATATCCATAGATGCATTGCTTCTGGTAGAGGGAATGGCATATTTGATGGAAATATTAAAGTGAACAG ATATGCACAACAGACTGATGCAGGGCAAGAAACCAAGTGTCTTCTGCTGTCATCGAAGGCGCTTGTTAATGTAAAACCAAACCTTCAGATCATTGCTGATGATGTCAAATGTACGCATGGGGCTGCCATCAGTGGTGAACATGATCCAAATGCGATCTACTTCTTCCGAGCAAGAGGCATCGATGTCAAAACAGCAGCTGATGCCCTGAATTTCGCCTTTGGAGCCCATGTTATAAACCAAATCCCATTTAAACCCATAGAGAAAAAGACATTAGCTTATTTCAAGGAGTTGCTGACTTCCTTGAGACAAAATGACGAATAA
- the LOC102700184 gene encoding uncharacterized lipoprotein syc1174_c-like, whose product MALQLTRPFVRLRPPPPQRRRSSRAHCLASSAGARAPCFTRPYTSVLVVPTGVGAAVGGFAGDALPVARALAAVADCVISHPNVLNAAMLYWPMPNTLYVEGYALDRFAEGSWALQPVHQNKVGLVLDSGIEEELRLRHLQVADAARASLGLPVVEYIVTDTPLEIKTWFDPECGKSTGSVGNSDSLLRAVEALVNRSDVNAVAVVARFPDDDPEDSDCYREGKGVDLLAGVEAIISHLIVKKFKIPAAHAPAVLPPALSPSVSPRSAAEEIGYTFLPCVLAGLSNAPQYVMRRNGNMGNGCIVAGDVDSVILPKDACGGDGTIAFAQTSRKNKPLIITVQENETVLDDTPDKFNIEALNVQNYWEAIGVIAAHKAGVNPNALRRQGVDHLKRPLRLYPVQSRGSREATYSAAHTSLTI is encoded by the exons ATGGCGCTCCAGCTCACCCGTCCCTTCGTccggctccggccgccgccgccgcagcggcgtCGGAGCTCACGTGCTCATTGCCTCGCCTCATCCGCCGGCGCGCGGGCCCCTTGCTTCACGAGGCCCTACACGTCCGTCCTGGTGGTCCCCACCGgagtcggcgccgccgtcgggggcttcgccggcgacgccctTCCCGTGGCGCGCGCcctcgctgccgtcgccgactgCGTCATCTCCCACCCCAAT GTGCTGAACGCCGCGATGCTCTACTGGCCGATGCCCAACACGCTCTACGTTGAGGGTTACGCCCTAGACAGATTCGCAGAAGGATCTTGGGCTCTCCAACCAGTTCATCAGAACAAG GTAGGCTTGGTGTTGGATTCTGGAATCGAGGAGGAGCTTCGACTCCGCCACTTGCAGGTTGCGGATGCCGCGAGGGCTTCTCTGGGGCTCCCTGTAGTTGAGTACATTGTCACTGATACTCCTCTGGAG ATCAAGACATGGTTTGATCCGGAATGTGGGAAGTCTACAGGGAGTGTTGGTAACTCTGATTCTCTCCTAAGGGCAGTTGAGGCCCTAGTGAACCGTTCTGATGTGAATGCTGTGGCAGTCGTTGCACGCTTTCCAGATGATGATCCAGAAGATTCAGATTGTTATCGGGAAGGGAAG GGAGTTGATCTGTTGGCAGGAGTTGAAGCAATTATAAGCCACCTAATTGTGAAAAAATTCAAGATCCCTGCTGCCCATGCTCCTGCAGTGTTACCCCCAGCTCTAAGCCCATCAGTGTCCCCAAGATCTGCTGCCGAAGAG ATTGGCTATACCTTTCTACCCTGTGTGCTTGCCGGGTTAAGTAATGCCCCTCAATATGTGATGAGGAGGAACGGAAACATGGGTAATGGTTGCATAGTGGCTGGTGATGTTGATAGTGTGATTCTTCCAAAAGATGCTTGCGGAGGAGATGGTACAATTGCCTTTGCTCAAACTTCTAGAAAGAACAAG ccCTTAATCATTACAGTTCAGGAAAATGAAACAGTTCTTGATGATACCCCTGACAAATTCAATATAGAGGCG CTAAATGTCCAGAACTATTGGGAAGCCATTGGAGTAATCGCAGCTCATAAGGCAGGTGTCAACCCAAATGCTCTTAGAAGGCAAGGAGTTGATCATCTTAAAAGACCTCTTAGACTATACCCTGTGCAGTCTCGTGGTTCTAGGGAGGCAACCTATTCAGCAGCGCATACTAGTTTAACAATTTAG
- the LOC102702707 gene encoding tetraketide alpha-pyrone reductase 2-like: MHVATFGKVEKREREMPEYCVTGGTGFIASHLIRALLAAGHTVRATVRDPEDEAKVGFLWELEGASERLQLLRADLMVEGSFDDAVRGVDGVFHAASPVVVVGSGGGGGGKAAPPSKQDDEEEVRQRLVEPIVRGAANVLRSCARARPRRVVFTSSCSCVRYCGGAATALNESHWSDAAYCAAHGLWYAYAKTVAEREAWRLAKERGLDMVVVNPSFVVGPVLGPAATSTALVVLALLRGDLPRYPNTTVGFVHVDDAVLAHVLAMEDPRASGRLICSCHVAHWSEIVEALRERHPQYRLPAECSGHKGDDRAHRMDTTKIRALGFPPFLSLQQMFDDCIKSFQDKGLLPLPLPPAN, encoded by the exons ATGCATGTTGCAACATTTGGTAAggtagagaagagagagagagagatgccgGAGTACTGCGTGACCGGCGGGACGGGGTTCATCGCGTCGCACCTCATCCgcgcgctgctcgccgccggccacacCGTCCGCGCCACCGTCAGAGACCCAG AGGATGAAGCCAAGGTGGGGTTCCTGTGGGAGCTGGAGGGCGCCAGCGAGCGGCTGCAGCTGCTCCGGGCCGACCTGATGGTGGAGGGGAGCTTCGACGACGCCGtccgcggcgtcgacggcgtctTCCACGCGGCGTCCCCCGTCGTCGttgtcggcagcggcggcggcggcggcggcaaggcggcgccgccgagcaagcaggacgacgaggaggaggtccGGCAGCGGCTGGTGGAGCCGATCgtccgcggcgcggcgaacgtGCTGCGGTCGTGCGCCCGCGCGCGGCCCCGGCGCGTGGTGTtcacctcctcctgctcctgcgTCCGCtactgcggcggcgcggcgacggcgctgaACGAGTCGCACTGGAGCGACGCCGCCTACTGCGCGGCGCACGGCCTCTGGTACGCCTACGCCAAGACGGTGGCGGAGCGGGAGGCGTGGCGCCTCGCCAAGGAGCGCGGCCTCGACATGGTCGTCGTCAACCCGTCCTTCGTGGTCGGCCCCGTCCTCGGCCCGGCGGCGACCAGCACGGCGCTGGTGGTGCTCGCCCTGCTCCGGGGGGACCTCCCCAGGTACCCCAACACCACGGTGGGGTTCGTGCACGTCGACGACGCCGTGCTGGCCCACGTGCTGGCCATGGAGGACCCCAGGGCGTCGGGCCGGCTCATCTGCTCGTGCCACGTCGCGCACTGGTCGGAGATCGTGGAGGCGCTGCGGGAGAGGCACCCGCAGTACAGGCTGCCGGCGGAGTGCAGCGGCCACAAGGGGGACGACAGGGCGCACAGGATGGACACCACCAAGATCAGGGCCCTCGGCTTCCCGCCATTCCTCTCCCTGCAGCAGATGTTCGACGACTGCATCAAGAGCTTCCAGGACAAgggcctcctccccctccctctccctcctgcAAATTAA
- the LOC102699903 gene encoding Bowman-Birk type trypsin inhibitor-like translates to MVMKRCSLVALSLLGALLLAGISAAVAAEDDDDNILLPTDVLVVEGEGEESINDNGRRPWECCDNVERSPVRIQPPRFRCNDFVDRCAAACQQCDPVPSPIPRRRFVCRDWYVGSNPGPRCSRKHCSGEDDDELTGSSEAAPSPGKRRPWECCDTAVCTRSRPPTCSCTDTVAKCGSGCVQCKQVSSRPSRFRCLDSYHGSPGPKCH, encoded by the coding sequence ATGGTCATGAAGAGGTGCAGCCTTGTGGCGCTGTCCCTCCTCGGGGCTCTCCTCCTCGCTgggatctccgccgccgtcgccgccgaggacgacgacgacaacatcCTCCTTCCCACCGACGTGCTGGTGGTCGAAGGTGAGGGCGAGGAATCCATCAACGACAATGGCCGTCGGCCGTGGGAGTGCTGCGACAACGTCGAGCGGTCGCCGGTGAGGATCCAGCCGCCGAGGTTCCGCTGCAACGACTTCGTCGaccgctgcgccgccgcctgccagCAGTGCGACCCGGTGCCGAGTCCCATCCCCAGGCGGCGGTTCGTCTGCCGCGACTGGTACGTCGGCTCCAACCCCGGGCCCAGGTGCAGCAGGAAGCATTGCtccggcgaggacgacgacgagctgaCTGGATCATcggaggcggcgccgtcgccggggaaGAGGAGGCCGTGGGAGTGCTGCGACACGGCGGTGTGCACGAGGTCGCGGCCGCCGACGTGCAGCTGCACGGACACGGTGGCGAAGTGCGGCAGCGGGTGCGTGCAGTGCAAGCAGGTGTCGTCGCGCCCTTCCCGCTTCAGGTGCCTCGACAGTTACCACGGCTCCCCCGGGCCAAAGTGTCACTAG